A genomic window from Streptomyces sp. NBC_00234 includes:
- the glyA gene encoding serine hydroxymethyltransferase encodes MPQHVAGLTEASAPPTSLSSFYGQALDSLELSDPVLHGLLGDELDRQRETLALVASCSPVTPAALVAEGSFFANVTAEGYPGRRFHAGCVNVDKVEQLAIDRAKSAFGARYANVQPHSASTANQVVMTSLLRPGDPILGLDLDAGGHLSHGASVNASGRVFAAHSYGLGPDGLIDYDEVRAAALEHRPRLLIAGTTAYPRTIDWAAFRAIADEVGAYLLADITHIAGLVVAGLHPSPMEHAHIVTTCTHKQLYGPRGGLILLGESADMTLPSGRTLEQTMQAGVFPLIQGAPVVNSIAAKAYALGAAGTPAFTETMHRVRTLASELADEMIRRGIRVISGGTDNHIVVADVLTSFDITGVNAEKALEECGILVNKNRIVGDTHSARVTSGVRFGSNSMAARAFDSEDVTQIAGLVVEILAATKSTSPTTYALDPSVRDRAQEEVQEICRRRPIIGY; translated from the coding sequence GTGCCCCAACACGTCGCAGGTCTGACCGAAGCGTCGGCTCCCCCCACATCACTGTCCTCCTTCTACGGACAGGCTCTCGACTCCCTGGAGCTCTCGGACCCGGTTCTGCACGGCCTGCTCGGGGACGAGCTCGACCGGCAGCGGGAGACCCTGGCGCTCGTCGCCTCCTGCAGCCCGGTGACGCCGGCTGCACTGGTCGCCGAGGGGAGCTTCTTCGCGAACGTCACGGCGGAGGGGTATCCGGGCCGGAGGTTCCACGCGGGGTGCGTGAACGTCGACAAGGTCGAACAGCTTGCGATCGACCGGGCGAAGAGCGCCTTCGGGGCCCGCTACGCCAATGTCCAGCCGCACTCCGCGAGCACCGCCAACCAGGTGGTCATGACCTCGCTGCTGCGCCCCGGGGACCCGATCCTGGGACTCGACCTCGACGCCGGCGGCCACCTCAGCCACGGCGCGTCCGTCAATGCCTCCGGGCGCGTCTTCGCGGCACACAGCTACGGGCTCGGGCCCGACGGGCTCATCGACTACGACGAGGTGCGGGCCGCCGCCCTGGAGCACCGGCCCCGGCTACTCATCGCGGGCACCACGGCCTATCCCCGTACGATCGACTGGGCGGCCTTCCGGGCGATCGCCGACGAGGTCGGGGCGTACCTGCTCGCCGACATCACCCACATAGCCGGCCTGGTGGTCGCGGGCCTGCACCCGTCGCCGATGGAGCACGCGCACATCGTGACGACGTGCACGCACAAGCAGCTCTACGGCCCTCGCGGCGGCCTGATCCTCCTCGGCGAGTCCGCGGACATGACGCTCCCGAGCGGCCGGACGCTGGAACAGACCATGCAGGCCGGGGTGTTCCCCCTCATCCAGGGCGCCCCCGTGGTGAACAGCATCGCGGCCAAGGCGTACGCGCTGGGTGCGGCCGGCACACCCGCCTTCACCGAGACGATGCACCGGGTGCGCACGCTCGCCTCCGAGCTCGCGGACGAAATGATTCGGCGAGGTATCCGCGTCATTTCCGGCGGCACCGACAACCACATCGTGGTGGCCGACGTCCTCACCTCGTTCGACATCACGGGCGTCAATGCCGAGAAGGCGCTCGAGGAGTGCGGCATCCTCGTCAACAAGAACCGGATCGTCGGTGACACCCATTCCGCTCGGGTGACGTCGGGTGTGCGTTTCGGGAGCAACAGCATGGCAGCGCGCGCTTTCGACAGCGAGGACGTCACGCAGATCGCCGGCCTCGTGGTCGAGATTCTGGCGGCCACGAAAAGCACGTCCCCCACGACGTACGCACTCGATCCGTCGGTCCGCGATCGTGCACAGGAGGAAGTCCAGGAGATCTGCCGCCGCCGTCCCATCATCGGGTACTGA